Proteins encoded together in one Variovorax paradoxus window:
- a CDS encoding helix-turn-helix domain-containing protein yields MAVSLYHAEYEALRNLMRSLRVTAGLTQAQMAEALGVGQSYVSKLERGENFVDVLLFARWCSVCGVKPDIGSEGEQAIEGRSHETE; encoded by the coding sequence ATGGCCGTTTCTCTTTATCACGCTGAATACGAGGCGCTGCGCAATCTCATGCGTAGCCTTCGGGTGACGGCCGGACTGACGCAGGCGCAGATGGCCGAAGCCTTGGGGGTGGGCCAGTCCTACGTCTCTAAGCTTGAACGTGGCGAGAACTTCGTTGACGTGCTGCTGTTTGCCCGGTGGTGTTCGGTTTGCGGGGTCAAGCCAGACATCGGGTCGGAAGGAGAACAAGCTATTGAGGGCCGTTCCCATGAAACGGAATGA
- a CDS encoding LysR family transcriptional regulator — translation MLDSQLLRAFVSVADHASVTRAADAMHLTQSAVSAQIKRLEEQLGCRVFERTTRSLQLTAQGSVLLSYARSILSLQQQAVSRLAAPRHAPTTLRLGCSEGFPSEWLFAALASFRSRRPGVHVEVTCGISTVLARQVRECSLDLMVGTVCDAGSDTETLWMEPLVWAFSEKSLLDPEGPIPLAFLSEPCPFREAALASLAGHGAANWQIVLTAQGSSALTAAAATGLAITALTPSGMSPGLKAIAAGSFLPALPPARFVIQRGGSGAAPEALSALVDEVREACFRWRGSRAGATGV, via the coding sequence ATGCTCGACTCCCAACTGCTGCGTGCCTTTGTCTCGGTTGCCGACCACGCCAGCGTGACCCGCGCGGCCGACGCCATGCACCTGACCCAATCGGCCGTGAGCGCGCAGATCAAGCGGCTGGAAGAGCAGCTGGGTTGCCGCGTGTTCGAGCGCACCACCCGCTCGCTGCAGCTCACCGCGCAAGGCAGCGTGCTGCTGAGTTATGCCAGGAGCATTCTCAGCCTGCAGCAGCAGGCCGTCTCCAGGCTTGCGGCGCCGCGGCATGCGCCGACCACGCTGCGCCTAGGCTGTTCTGAAGGGTTTCCGAGCGAATGGCTGTTTGCCGCGCTGGCGAGCTTTCGCAGCCGCAGGCCGGGCGTGCATGTGGAAGTGACCTGCGGCATCAGCACCGTGCTTGCCAGGCAGGTGCGCGAATGCTCGCTCGACCTGATGGTCGGCACCGTGTGCGATGCCGGCAGCGACACCGAAACCCTGTGGATGGAACCGCTCGTCTGGGCGTTTTCAGAAAAGTCGCTGCTCGACCCCGAGGGGCCGATTCCGCTCGCCTTTCTTTCGGAGCCCTGCCCTTTTCGCGAAGCCGCGCTGGCATCGCTGGCGGGCCATGGCGCGGCCAATTGGCAGATCGTGCTGACCGCTCAGGGCTCGAGCGCGTTGACGGCAGCGGCCGCTACTGGGCTGGCCATTACCGCGCTGACGCCCTCGGGCATGTCGCCGGGGCTGAAGGCCATTGCGGCGGGGAGCTTTTTGCCGGCGCTGCCGCCAGCGCGGTTTGTGATTCAGCGCGGTGGGAGCGGCGCCGCGCCTGAGGCACTGTCGGCGCTGGTTGACGAGGTGCGGGAGGCCTGCTTTCGGTGGAGGGGGTCGCGTGCGGGAGCGACCGGGGTATAG
- a CDS encoding FMN-dependent NADH-azoreductase: MKELLYIETSPRKTRSASIEVAGAFIDEVRRMHPQCRLTTLNPWTMDLPELSQDMLDAKYAGINGVPLTAAQQTAWDEVRRIAAPFHTADHIVLAVPLWNFGIPYKLKQLIDVVSHKDVLFRFDASGLSGMLQTRMATVVCARGLDYPLGNDGSAHKLDFQLPYIETWLRFIGVREVRSVIVEKTLMGPEVDADARASAKRRATELAKGL, encoded by the coding sequence ATGAAAGAACTGCTGTACATCGAAACGTCGCCAAGAAAAACGCGCTCCGCCAGCATCGAGGTGGCCGGCGCGTTCATCGACGAGGTGCGGCGCATGCACCCGCAATGCCGCCTGACCACGCTGAACCCCTGGACGATGGATTTGCCCGAGCTGTCGCAAGACATGCTCGACGCCAAGTACGCCGGCATCAACGGCGTGCCGCTCACCGCCGCGCAGCAAACGGCGTGGGACGAAGTGCGGCGCATTGCCGCGCCCTTTCACACGGCAGACCACATCGTGCTTGCGGTGCCGCTCTGGAACTTTGGCATTCCCTACAAGCTCAAGCAGCTGATCGACGTGGTCTCGCACAAAGACGTGCTTTTTCGCTTCGACGCATCGGGCCTCTCGGGCATGCTGCAGACGCGCATGGCAACGGTGGTCTGCGCGCGGGGGCTCGACTATCCGCTGGGCAACGATGGCTCCGCGCACAAACTCGACTTTCAGCTGCCCTACATCGAAACGTGGCTGCGCTTTATCGGCGTGCGCGAGGTGCGTTCGGTCATCGTCGAAAAAACGCTGATGGGGCCAGAGGTCGATGCCGATGCAAGAGCCTCCGCAAAGCGCAGGGCCACAGAGCTTGCCAAGGGGCTCTAA
- a CDS encoding glutathione S-transferase, whose protein sequence is MTYQLHYWPTIQGRGEFVRLALEAAGADYVDVARLPESKGGGESALGGRLDDPEIVRPAFAPPFLIDGDIVVGQTAAILLYLGPRLGLAGVGESDGLWTHQLQLTIADVVAEAHDTHHPISTGAYYEDQRDAAMQRARAFREERIPKFLNWFERVLQRNPAGPAHLVGDVLTYADLSLFQLVDGLRYAFPKAAARALADTPRVEKLHDNVKRRQRVHDYLQSPRRIAFNEDGIFRRYAELDG, encoded by the coding sequence ATGACCTACCAACTTCACTACTGGCCCACCATCCAGGGCCGAGGCGAATTCGTGCGGCTCGCGCTTGAGGCGGCCGGTGCCGACTACGTGGACGTGGCGCGGCTGCCTGAGTCGAAGGGCGGCGGTGAATCTGCATTGGGCGGCCGGCTCGATGACCCGGAGATCGTGCGCCCGGCCTTCGCGCCGCCGTTCCTCATCGACGGCGACATCGTCGTCGGGCAGACCGCGGCCATCCTGCTGTACCTTGGGCCAAGGCTGGGGCTCGCGGGCGTGGGCGAATCGGACGGGCTGTGGACGCACCAGCTGCAGCTCACCATTGCCGACGTGGTGGCCGAGGCGCACGACACGCACCACCCCATATCCACCGGCGCCTACTACGAAGACCAGCGCGACGCGGCCATGCAGCGGGCGCGGGCCTTTCGCGAAGAGCGCATTCCAAAGTTTTTGAACTGGTTCGAGCGGGTGCTGCAGCGCAACCCCGCAGGGCCGGCGCACCTTGTGGGCGATGTGCTCACCTACGCCGACCTGTCGCTGTTCCAGCTGGTGGATGGGCTGCGCTATGCGTTCCCCAAGGCCGCTGCAAGGGCGCTGGCCGACACGCCCCGGGTCGAAAAGCTGCACGACAACGTCAAGCGCCGCCAGCGCGTGCACGACTACCTGCAAAGCCCGCGCCGCATCGCGTTCAATGAAGACGGGATCTTCAGGCGCTATGCGGAGCTGGATGGTTGA
- the rsmI gene encoding 16S rRNA (cytidine(1402)-2'-O)-methyltransferase produces the protein MASLAPATFGAALAAARDASGAQHYPQGTLYVVATPIGNLADITLRALHVLQLVDAVACEDTRHTQSLLRAYGIDRPNAQLLAVHQHNEAEAAQAVAARLAQGERIAYVSDAGTPGVSDPGARLVAAVRAAGQRVLPLPGASSVTTLIGAAGLVADGSDGNASSAFVFAGFLPSKAGERDTAVQALAQEPRAVVLLEAPHRIEALARALAVLGERPITVGRELTKQFEEIATVPASTLPDWFAAGRDRTRGEFALVLHPVAVAGDDGAEGERVLRLLLAELPVKTAVRLAAEISGAPRNALYETALRIRNDGGSADDAE, from the coding sequence TTGGCTTCACTCGCTCCCGCCACCTTCGGCGCCGCTCTTGCGGCAGCGCGCGATGCCTCGGGTGCGCAGCATTATCCGCAGGGCACGCTCTACGTGGTGGCCACGCCCATCGGCAACCTGGCCGACATCACCCTGCGGGCGCTGCATGTGCTGCAGCTTGTCGACGCCGTGGCCTGCGAGGACACGCGCCACACCCAAAGCCTGCTGCGCGCCTACGGCATCGACCGTCCCAACGCCCAGCTGCTGGCCGTGCACCAGCACAACGAGGCCGAGGCCGCGCAGGCCGTGGCCGCACGGCTTGCCCAGGGTGAGCGCATTGCCTACGTAAGCGACGCCGGCACGCCCGGCGTAAGCGACCCCGGCGCGCGGCTGGTGGCTGCCGTGCGCGCGGCCGGCCAGCGCGTGCTGCCCCTGCCGGGTGCCAGCAGCGTGACCACGCTCATCGGTGCGGCCGGGCTGGTGGCCGACGGCAGCGACGGCAACGCCAGCAGCGCCTTCGTTTTTGCGGGCTTTCTCCCGAGCAAGGCGGGCGAGCGCGACACCGCCGTGCAGGCGCTTGCGCAAGAGCCCCGCGCCGTGGTGCTGCTGGAGGCCCCGCACCGCATCGAGGCTTTGGCCCGCGCACTCGCGGTGCTGGGCGAGCGGCCCATTACCGTCGGGCGCGAGCTCACCAAGCAATTCGAAGAAATTGCGACCGTGCCCGCCAGCACCCTGCCCGACTGGTTTGCGGCCGGCCGCGACCGCACGCGCGGCGAATTCGCGCTGGTGCTGCACCCCGTGGCAGTGGCCGGCGACGACGGCGCCGAGGGAGAACGCGTGCTGCGGCTATTGCTGGCCGAGCTGCCGGTGAAAACCGCCGTGCGCCTGGCGGCGGAAATCAGCGGCGCGCCGCGCAATGCGCTGTATGAAACGGCGCTGCGCATTCGCAACGATGGCGGCTCGGCGGACGACGCCGAATAA
- a CDS encoding YraN family protein, with amino-acid sequence MKTITTKHRGDAAEDAALDHLQNAGLALVGRNYRTPGRGGGEIDLIMRDARDQTLVFVEVRQRSTASHGGAGGSITGVKQRRIIFAARHYLNGLRTLPPCRFDVVLVEERITWLQGAFDAG; translated from the coding sequence ATGAAAACCATCACGACGAAGCATCGGGGCGATGCGGCGGAAGACGCCGCGCTCGACCATCTTCAAAATGCCGGCCTCGCGCTGGTTGGCCGCAATTATCGAACGCCCGGGCGCGGGGGCGGCGAGATCGACCTGATCATGCGCGATGCGCGCGACCAGACGCTGGTGTTCGTCGAGGTTCGCCAGCGCAGCACGGCCTCGCATGGCGGTGCCGGCGGCAGCATCACGGGCGTGAAGCAGCGGCGCATCATTTTTGCCGCGCGGCACTACCTGAACGGGCTGCGCACGCTGCCGCCGTGCCGCTTCGACGTGGTGCTGGTCGAAGAGCGCATTACCTGGCTGCAGGGGGCGTTCGACGCGGGCTAG
- a CDS encoding SIS domain-containing protein, which translates to MLEQRIQQHFIDSADLKYQAGPVLSKPISQAMQAILACVTSGGKVLACGAGVSGLLAAQFAAQFVGRFERERPELGAIALPGDSTDPMADSANAIDADRFARQVRALGQAGDVLLAISASGHSAAVLAAVLAAHERDMTVVALLGNASIGQPAAPAAGSTGTGGAIGRALRETDVQIGVSHERAARIHEVHLLALHCLCDGVDAQLLGEQEAST; encoded by the coding sequence ATGCTCGAGCAACGGATTCAGCAACATTTCATCGATAGCGCCGACCTTAAATACCAGGCCGGCCCAGTCCTCAGCAAACCCATATCGCAAGCCATGCAGGCCATCCTGGCGTGCGTGACGAGCGGCGGCAAGGTGCTGGCCTGCGGTGCGGGCGTGTCGGGCCTGCTTGCGGCCCAGTTCGCGGCGCAGTTTGTGGGCCGCTTCGAACGCGAGCGGCCCGAGCTGGGCGCCATTGCGCTGCCCGGCGACAGCACCGACCCCATGGCCGACAGTGCCAACGCAATAGACGCCGACCGTTTTGCCCGCCAGGTGCGCGCGCTCGGCCAGGCCGGCGACGTGCTGCTTGCCATCAGCGCCAGCGGGCACTCGGCCGCGGTTCTGGCCGCGGTGCTGGCTGCGCATGAGCGCGACATGACGGTGGTGGCCCTGCTCGGCAATGCCAGCATCGGCCAGCCGGCGGCGCCCGCTGCGGGCAGCACCGGCACCGGCGGCGCCATCGGCCGCGCGCTGCGCGAAACTGATGTTCAGATTGGTGTGTCGCACGAGCGTGCGGCACGCATCCACGAAGTCCACCTGCTCGCACTGCATTGCCTGTGCGACGGCGTGGATGCCCAGCTACTCGGAGAACAGGAAGCTTCCACATGA
- a CDS encoding BON domain-containing protein yields the protein MTTTPFQRLAIAFASGAVLVAGLSGCVPLVVGGAAAMGVGMVATDRRSSGAQLDDQGIELRAAARVREIANDNMYVSVTSYNRQVLLTGAVGNEADRRRVEEVVQRVDNVRTVVNELTIGQPSTFQDRSNDVFISGKVKASLLDAKDIFANSFKVVTERGVVYLMGIATRRETDRATEITRGIAGVQKVVRVVEIVSEAELASQAQRGGTGAAPAPAPSSVAPAPSSSSSSRVPLPPMEPLPPAGQPGAATTTPVR from the coding sequence ATGACGACGACACCATTCCAACGCCTCGCCATTGCATTCGCCTCGGGAGCCGTGCTGGTTGCCGGGCTTTCCGGCTGCGTGCCGCTTGTGGTGGGCGGCGCGGCCGCAATGGGCGTGGGCATGGTGGCGACCGACCGCCGCAGCTCCGGCGCCCAGCTGGACGACCAGGGCATCGAGCTGCGCGCGGCCGCCCGCGTGCGCGAGATTGCCAACGACAACATGTACGTGAGCGTGACCAGCTACAACCGCCAGGTGCTGCTGACCGGCGCCGTGGGCAACGAGGCCGACCGCCGCCGCGTCGAAGAGGTGGTGCAGCGCGTGGACAACGTGCGCACGGTGGTCAACGAGCTCACCATCGGCCAGCCCAGCACCTTCCAGGACCGCTCGAACGACGTGTTCATCAGCGGCAAGGTCAAGGCCTCGCTGCTCGACGCCAAGGACATCTTCGCCAATTCGTTCAAGGTGGTAACCGAACGCGGCGTGGTCTACCTGATGGGCATCGCCACCCGCCGCGAGACCGACCGCGCGACCGAAATCACCCGCGGCATTGCCGGTGTGCAAAAGGTGGTGCGCGTGGTCGAGATCGTGAGCGAGGCCGAGCTGGCCAGCCAGGCCCAGCGCGGCGGTACGGGCGCTGCCCCTGCGCCGGCACCTAGCTCGGTGGCTCCGGCGCCTTCTTCGTCATCGTCGTCGCGCGTGCCGCTGCCGCCGATGGAGCCGCTGCCGCCGGCCGGCCAGCCGGGCGCCGCAACCACTACGCCCGTGCGCTGA
- a CDS encoding NAD(P)-dependent oxidoreductase, protein MSSINTRTYESTPAQTVAFLGLGVMGGPMAGHLAKAGHNVTVYNRTPAKAEAWVAEFGPPGRYAATPRDAAAGADIVFSCVGNDDDLRSVVLGPNGAFASMKKGAVFVDHTTASADVARELSSAAQALGLHFIDAPVSGGQAGAQNGALTVMCGGDKASFERVKPVINAFARAVTLLGASGAGQLAKMVNQIAIAGLVQGLSEAIAFGQRAGLDMKAVLEVIGKGAAQSWQMDNRGKTMIEGKFDYGFAVDWMRKDLGLVLDEAKRNGSRVPVTALVDQFYADVQQAGGSRWDTSSLIIRLK, encoded by the coding sequence ATGAGCAGCATCAACACCCGAACCTACGAATCCACCCCTGCGCAGACGGTGGCCTTTCTGGGCCTTGGCGTCATGGGCGGGCCGATGGCCGGCCACCTGGCCAAGGCCGGCCACAACGTCACGGTCTACAACCGCACACCGGCCAAGGCCGAGGCTTGGGTTGCCGAATTCGGCCCGCCGGGCCGCTACGCAGCCACGCCGCGCGATGCCGCCGCCGGCGCCGACATCGTGTTCAGCTGCGTGGGCAACGACGACGACCTGCGCTCCGTGGTGCTGGGCCCCAACGGCGCCTTCGCAAGCATGAAAAAAGGCGCCGTGTTCGTCGACCACACCACCGCTTCGGCCGACGTGGCGCGCGAGCTTTCGAGCGCGGCACAGGCACTGGGCCTGCACTTCATCGACGCACCGGTTTCCGGCGGCCAGGCCGGCGCGCAGAACGGCGCGCTCACCGTGATGTGCGGCGGCGACAAGGCCAGCTTCGAGCGCGTCAAGCCAGTCATCAACGCCTTTGCGCGCGCCGTTACGTTGCTGGGCGCCAGCGGTGCGGGCCAGCTCGCCAAAATGGTCAACCAGATTGCCATTGCCGGCCTGGTGCAGGGCCTCTCCGAAGCGATTGCATTCGGCCAGCGCGCCGGCCTCGACATGAAAGCCGTGCTCGAAGTGATTGGCAAGGGCGCCGCGCAAAGCTGGCAAATGGACAACCGCGGCAAGACCATGATCGAAGGCAAGTTCGACTATGGCTTTGCCGTCGACTGGATGCGCAAGGACCTGGGCCTGGTGCTCGACGAGGCCAAGCGCAACGGCTCGCGCGTGCCGGTGACCGCGCTGGTCGACCAGTTCTATGCCGACGTGCAGCAGGCCGGCGGCAGCCGCTGGGACACGTCGAGCCTGATCATCCGGCTCAAATGA
- a CDS encoding PilT/PilU family type 4a pilus ATPase: MERDQASQFINDLLKLMVSRNGSDLFITADFPPAIKVDGKVTKVSQQALGAQHTLALTRSVMNDRQTAEFERTKECNFAISPTGIGRFRVNAFVQQGKVGMVLRTIPAKLPTIDGLGMPQVLKDVSMTKRGLTIMVGATGSGKSTTLAAMIDWRNENSYGHIVTVEDPVEFVHPHKNCVVTQREVGIDTDSWEAALKNTLRQAPDVILMGEIRDRETMEHAVAFAETGHLCMATLHANSANQALDRIINFFPEERRAQLLMDLSLNLRSLVSQRLIPTEDGLGRVAAVEVLLNTPLISDLIFKGEVGEIKEIMRKSRNLGMQTFDQALFDLFESHSITFEDAIRNADSANDLRLQIKLNSQRARSTDLSAGTEHFAIV; this comes from the coding sequence ATGGAACGCGATCAAGCCAGCCAGTTCATCAACGACCTGCTCAAGCTCATGGTGAGCCGCAACGGCAGCGACTTGTTCATTACGGCGGACTTTCCGCCCGCCATCAAGGTAGACGGCAAGGTCACCAAGGTGTCGCAGCAGGCGCTGGGCGCGCAGCACACGCTGGCGCTCACGCGCTCGGTCATGAACGACCGGCAAACGGCTGAGTTCGAGCGCACCAAGGAGTGCAACTTTGCGATCTCGCCCACCGGCATTGGCCGGTTCCGCGTGAACGCTTTCGTGCAGCAGGGCAAGGTGGGCATGGTGCTGCGGACCATTCCGGCCAAGCTGCCGACCATCGACGGCCTGGGCATGCCGCAGGTGCTGAAGGACGTGTCGATGACCAAGCGCGGCCTCACCATCATGGTGGGCGCCACGGGCTCGGGCAAGTCGACCACGCTTGCGGCCATGATCGACTGGCGCAACGAAAACTCCTACGGCCACATCGTCACGGTGGAAGACCCGGTGGAGTTTGTGCACCCGCACAAGAACTGCGTGGTAACCCAGCGCGAAGTAGGCATTGACACCGACAGCTGGGAAGCCGCGCTCAAGAACACGCTGCGCCAAGCGCCCGACGTGATCTTGATGGGCGAAATTCGCGACCGCGAAACCATGGAACACGCGGTGGCTTTTGCCGAAACCGGCCACCTTTGCATGGCCACGCTGCACGCCAACAGCGCCAACCAGGCGCTGGACCGGATCATCAACTTCTTTCCCGAAGAACGCCGCGCGCAGCTGCTGATGGACTTGTCGCTGAACCTGCGTTCGCTGGTTTCGCAGCGCCTGATTCCTACCGAAGACGGCTTGGGCCGCGTTGCCGCAGTCGAAGTGCTGCTGAACACGCCGCTCATCTCCGACCTGATCTTCAAGGGCGAAGTGGGCGAGATCAAGGAAATCATGAGGAAGAGCCGGAACCTCGGCATGCAGACCTTCGACCAAGCGCTGTTCGACCTGTTCGAAAGCCACTCGATCACCTTCGAAGACGCCATTCGCAACGCCGACTCGGCCAACGACCTGCGGCTGCAGATCAAGCTCAACAGCCAGCGCGCGCGCAGCACCGACCTTTCGGCCGGCACGGAGCATTTCGCGATTGTTTAG
- a CDS encoding AAA family ATPase — protein sequence MTILQEIHAWSKGLPAWQQDAIARLYADRMLGAVDIDDLYALAKTEVGIPDPGGRTPKKLEDAQVAPLANPARVVLLTAIRELANVNALANGARLPIARVGVTTIYGENGVGKSGYSRVFKKACRARDRREPILPNANLEPGKSGPAQATFEAEIDGVATDLPWKDGTEPPEPLSDIAIFDSHCARAYIDNQGDFAYAPYGLDILEGLAGACNKLKTRATAEKVANTPSNAAYAVLAGEQTEVAKKLLGIPAKTKAEDIETLATLSEAEVARLALLNETLAEVDPKQKVLALRQKATRLTSLKDRIAAAVGVLNEEKVGSLQALIDKSNAAKGAAEVAAREFKTTPGQLAGTGGEEWKALFEAARAFAELSHAGHEFPGLPADAVCPLCQNALGQDGAARLLRFDAFVKAAAEEAAKDAREAAAVPFRVIQQANVDLMFSDALVEEVTELAPEVAAACAALQEGLKARQSGVLQAAAGKLPWDALPKLSTDPQPELAEIINRLLEQAKALDATADEKLKAAMVSERMELDARRRLAEVKAAVLEAMTKHELCRKLQVCIDGMETRGISRKSTDLSRTTASQELADALNAELKLLKVHHLSAVMKPESPGGKTQFKLTLQLPGGGTPAAILSEGEQRAIAIASFMAEIRLGKGRGGIVLDDPVSSLDHRRRWEVAERLASESLTRQVIVFTHDIYFLLILEQKAEEVGATLTKNYIRKTADGYGVHSEDLPFDVLGTKDRLGRLRQMLIAVRKAAKDGDEDLQRVLTTKCYGHLRLAWERCIEEVLLNGAVQRFGEGVSTQRLKGVTVTDDDYREIDSGMTKSSKFEHDAAAAIGRLPIPEPDELSDDIERLAKWRETLNKRVEAIAKGMASRSALFAT from the coding sequence ATGACGATCCTGCAGGAAATCCATGCTTGGTCCAAGGGCCTTCCGGCCTGGCAACAAGATGCCATCGCCAGGCTCTACGCCGACCGGATGCTCGGCGCGGTCGACATAGACGACCTCTATGCCCTGGCGAAGACTGAGGTCGGTATCCCAGATCCGGGAGGGCGCACACCAAAAAAACTCGAGGATGCCCAAGTGGCGCCGCTGGCGAATCCGGCTCGCGTCGTCTTGCTAACGGCCATCAGAGAGTTGGCGAACGTCAATGCATTGGCAAACGGTGCGCGCCTGCCCATCGCGCGGGTCGGCGTAACGACCATCTACGGTGAGAACGGTGTTGGGAAGTCAGGCTACTCGCGCGTGTTCAAGAAGGCCTGCCGAGCGCGCGATCGACGCGAACCCATCCTGCCCAACGCGAACCTGGAGCCCGGGAAGAGCGGACCGGCTCAGGCGACGTTCGAGGCGGAGATAGACGGCGTTGCAACCGATCTGCCTTGGAAAGACGGCACCGAGCCCCCCGAACCGCTATCGGACATCGCCATCTTCGATTCGCACTGCGCTCGTGCTTATATCGACAATCAGGGCGACTTCGCTTACGCCCCGTATGGCTTGGACATCTTGGAGGGATTGGCCGGCGCTTGCAACAAGCTCAAGACTCGCGCTACGGCAGAGAAGGTTGCGAACACCCCAAGCAATGCTGCCTATGCGGTTCTCGCCGGGGAGCAAACGGAGGTCGCCAAGAAATTGCTTGGCATCCCGGCCAAGACCAAGGCCGAGGACATCGAGACGCTGGCCACGCTCAGTGAGGCTGAGGTGGCGCGGCTCGCCCTGCTGAACGAGACCTTGGCCGAAGTCGATCCGAAGCAGAAGGTCTTGGCCCTACGCCAGAAGGCCACCCGCTTGACCTCGTTGAAGGACCGGATCGCAGCGGCGGTCGGCGTCTTGAACGAAGAGAAGGTCGGTTCGCTTCAAGCGCTGATCGACAAGTCGAATGCTGCCAAGGGAGCAGCGGAAGTAGCGGCACGCGAGTTCAAGACGACGCCTGGCCAGTTGGCCGGCACGGGCGGCGAAGAGTGGAAGGCCCTCTTTGAGGCCGCACGAGCTTTTGCCGAGCTCAGCCACGCAGGCCACGAGTTCCCTGGTCTTCCCGCCGACGCAGTCTGTCCCCTCTGTCAGAACGCCCTCGGACAGGATGGGGCGGCGCGGCTGCTGCGATTCGACGCTTTCGTCAAGGCGGCTGCAGAGGAGGCGGCAAAGGATGCACGCGAGGCCGCTGCTGTCCCCTTTAGAGTCATTCAGCAGGCGAACGTGGACCTGATGTTCAGCGATGCTCTGGTTGAGGAAGTGACCGAACTCGCGCCAGAAGTCGCAGCGGCCTGCGCAGCCCTTCAGGAGGGCCTCAAGGCCCGCCAGTCGGGCGTGCTTCAGGCGGCTGCGGGCAAACTACCCTGGGATGCGCTCCCTAAACTTTCCACCGACCCACAACCCGAACTAGCCGAAATCATCAACCGTCTGCTGGAACAGGCCAAGGCACTTGATGCCACTGCCGACGAGAAGCTAAAGGCGGCTATGGTTTCAGAGCGGATGGAACTCGACGCGCGTCGCAGGTTGGCTGAAGTCAAGGCCGCTGTGCTCGAGGCGATGACTAAGCACGAACTCTGTCGCAAGCTGCAGGTCTGCATCGATGGCATGGAAACTCGGGGCATCTCCCGGAAGTCGACGGATCTCTCTCGAACGACGGCCAGTCAGGAGCTGGCCGATGCCCTAAATGCCGAACTCAAGCTACTTAAGGTCCATCACCTCAGCGCCGTGATGAAGCCTGAGTCGCCAGGCGGCAAAACGCAGTTCAAGCTCACCCTGCAGTTGCCCGGCGGTGGTACGCCGGCGGCCATCCTCAGTGAAGGAGAGCAGCGAGCTATTGCCATCGCGTCATTCATGGCAGAGATCCGCCTCGGCAAGGGGCGCGGCGGCATTGTGCTCGATGACCCCGTCTCGTCGTTGGACCATCGGCGCCGCTGGGAGGTCGCCGAGCGGCTGGCGAGCGAATCGCTGACCCGGCAGGTTATCGTATTTACGCACGACATCTACTTCCTCCTTATTCTGGAGCAGAAGGCTGAGGAGGTCGGCGCAACACTGACCAAAAACTACATCCGCAAAACCGCTGACGGCTACGGCGTCCATTCCGAGGACCTGCCCTTCGACGTCCTTGGAACGAAGGATCGTTTGGGCCGCCTTAGGCAGATGCTCATCGCTGTCCGCAAGGCGGCGAAGGACGGCGACGAAGATCTGCAGCGCGTCCTGACAACCAAGTGTTACGGCCACCTCCGCCTCGCATGGGAACGCTGCATCGAGGAGGTCTTGCTCAACGGTGCCGTACAGCGCTTTGGTGAGGGCGTGTCTACCCAGCGCCTCAAAGGGGTGACGGTAACGGACGATGACTATCGCGAGATCGACTCCGGCATGACCAAGTCTTCGAAGTTCGAACACGACGCTGCAGCGGCGATTGGCAGGCTACCGATACCAGAGCCAGACGAACTCAGTGACGACATCGAGCGATTGGCCAAGTGGCGCGAGACGCTCAATAAGCGAGTGGAAGCGATTGCCAAAGGCATGGCTAGTAGGTCAGCCCTCTTCGCCACTTGA